The Pirellulimonas nuda genome includes a region encoding these proteins:
- a CDS encoding autotransporter-associated beta strand repeat-containing protein produces the protein MTGKSLFLAGIVAACGACAVQAQLVTEWNWDSTKTGNQDWQVAANWPNQLGFPNDPGRVDPDDTVITPVVGANLSVALAGNLTVNVGATDVTVASLRLGGTAGAVTTTVVGSGGRLIFENFENNDNPPPPMGQPPKVLQYSFNESRALIISGGVAGSTNVISVPIFLNHETLDIDSNRDANAPVGFVSTNDLLINGPITFTGGSQTSNSIPGIDNYLPAGLKLTVSSPLAIPNNNLNPMGGETEFDFHINGSISNGGLAEYSGVISGAGDLLIGNVSNSEVLPLSTVILSGANTITGRIAPNRANIVLANDLAFGTGPIKSKTITGEFGNNLLSDNDSRNLANRMIFAQFVTVKGEHSLEWSGPVEQDNARGWINLLPAGKEFKLSGTQYIDGDSEPDLGGLPAADKQYIFDGSGLTRVTGAIRNHETASVSRSIFKYGTGPVYLQGSLTGNNSDYSFRTVVSGGNLHVATINDLGSSTIVSRAGGIGLENGTVTGPDSSAFLSRVNNKATAPTSAIVTQQGNIGNDFASFDAWDHGGLMLAAGEYAGNLDFTTGDLANAQDMSLAARDRSTTTQYTGTITPGNATYRLGGGGGILQLPNTNQLTGARSLVVQNGLDFGPIQQIGMVRLTNTNNYTGTTSILGEQLNSNEANGIADNNVENSSQFRGTTLSVSSLANGGVASSIGSSSSAAANLYVQGGTLRYEGAATSTDRLLTIGTRGGTIEASGSGAVTFSNTGAIAMGIAAVRNGDVVGQTWIGGIGLIADIQSGTADLVPGMTVAASGVVEGSSPPDGSITIAEIVSPTRIRLSDPISAFTSFNNTPVTFGTAPRTLTLSGTNSSNNTFAPLIGDDATTGNVSLVKSGAGKWVLTNPGNNWAGNTTVSAGTLSITNPTLNDTADVLLLPTSTFDLDFAGIDTIGGLFFNGVQQVGGTWGSLLSSAANKRSWFTGLGVLNVTETVMLGKIGGDFNGDGYVDAADYTTWRDNLGAATDDALNGNGDGNPGVTSADYDLWKTNFGMTAPPLAIAALGAAASVPEPATLVLLLLAGVPLAVFRRRV, from the coding sequence ATGACAGGGAAGAGCCTCTTCTTGGCGGGCATCGTAGCTGCCTGCGGCGCTTGTGCCGTACAAGCCCAGTTGGTGACCGAGTGGAACTGGGACTCCACAAAGACCGGTAACCAAGACTGGCAAGTTGCAGCGAACTGGCCCAACCAGCTCGGATTCCCGAACGACCCCGGCCGGGTAGACCCTGATGATACCGTGATCACCCCGGTCGTCGGCGCCAACCTGTCCGTCGCACTTGCCGGCAACCTGACAGTTAACGTCGGGGCGACAGACGTGACGGTGGCGTCGCTCCGGCTTGGCGGGACCGCCGGTGCGGTTACGACGACCGTGGTTGGCAGCGGCGGGAGGCTAATCTTTGAGAACTTCGAGAACAACGACAACCCGCCCCCCCCCATGGGCCAACCCCCGAAGGTGCTCCAGTACTCGTTTAACGAAAGCCGAGCGCTGATCATCAGTGGGGGCGTCGCCGGATCTACCAACGTGATCAGCGTTCCGATTTTCCTAAATCACGAGACGCTCGACATCGACTCGAACCGCGACGCCAACGCGCCGGTCGGCTTTGTGAGCACCAATGACCTGCTGATCAACGGCCCAATCACGTTCACTGGCGGATCACAGACCTCAAACTCGATACCGGGGATTGATAACTACCTGCCAGCCGGACTCAAGCTCACGGTCTCAAGCCCACTCGCCATCCCAAACAACAACCTCAATCCTATGGGAGGCGAGACAGAATTTGACTTCCACATCAACGGTTCGATCTCGAACGGCGGTTTGGCGGAGTACTCGGGCGTCATCTCGGGCGCCGGCGACCTGCTCATCGGAAACGTGAGCAACAGCGAGGTCCTGCCCCTAAGCACCGTCATCCTGAGCGGCGCCAACACCATCACTGGCCGGATCGCCCCCAACCGGGCGAACATCGTGCTCGCCAACGACCTGGCGTTCGGAACCGGCCCGATCAAGTCCAAGACCATTACCGGCGAGTTTGGCAACAATCTGCTCTCGGACAACGACAGCCGCAACCTCGCAAACCGAATGATCTTTGCCCAGTTCGTAACCGTGAAAGGCGAGCACTCGCTGGAGTGGTCTGGGCCGGTTGAACAGGACAACGCCCGCGGTTGGATCAACCTGCTCCCGGCGGGAAAGGAATTCAAACTTTCCGGCACGCAGTACATCGACGGCGACTCCGAACCCGACCTGGGAGGTCTTCCGGCGGCGGACAAGCAGTATATCTTCGACGGGTCGGGACTGACGCGTGTCACGGGCGCCATCCGCAATCACGAGACCGCTAGTGTCAGTCGCTCGATCTTTAAGTACGGCACCGGGCCTGTCTACCTTCAAGGGAGCTTGACGGGCAACAACAGCGACTACTCATTCCGCACGGTAGTTTCCGGCGGCAACCTTCACGTTGCGACGATCAACGACCTGGGTTCCAGCACGATCGTATCGCGAGCCGGCGGCATCGGGCTGGAGAACGGCACGGTGACAGGCCCTGACTCCTCCGCCTTCCTTAGCCGAGTCAACAATAAGGCGACCGCGCCAACGTCGGCCATCGTCACTCAACAAGGGAACATCGGCAACGACTTTGCCAGCTTCGACGCATGGGACCACGGCGGCCTCATGCTGGCAGCGGGCGAGTACGCAGGAAACCTCGACTTTACCACCGGCGACCTGGCCAACGCCCAAGACATGAGCCTCGCCGCTCGCGATCGAAGCACCACCACACAGTACACCGGCACAATCACCCCCGGAAATGCCACCTATCGGCTGGGAGGCGGCGGCGGCATCTTGCAGCTTCCGAACACAAACCAGCTCACCGGGGCCCGCAGCCTAGTGGTGCAAAACGGGCTCGACTTTGGCCCGATCCAGCAGATCGGCATGGTGCGGCTTACCAATACCAACAACTATACCGGCACAACCAGCATCCTCGGCGAACAGCTCAACAGCAACGAAGCCAACGGCATCGCGGACAACAACGTCGAGAACAGCAGCCAGTTCCGTGGTACGACGCTTTCAGTGTCTAGTCTGGCGAATGGCGGCGTAGCGAGCAGCATCGGAAGCTCCTCGTCGGCCGCGGCAAACTTGTACGTCCAAGGAGGCACGCTGCGATACGAAGGCGCCGCCACGAGCACCGATAGGCTGCTAACCATCGGAACGCGGGGCGGCACGATCGAGGCGTCGGGCTCAGGGGCCGTGACCTTTTCCAATACCGGCGCCATCGCCATGGGCATTGCCGCGGTCCGAAACGGAGATGTGGTGGGGCAAACCTGGATCGGTGGGATCGGGCTGATTGCGGATATTCAGTCGGGCACCGCCGACCTCGTGCCGGGCATGACCGTGGCTGCCAGCGGGGTCGTGGAAGGGTCTTCGCCCCCGGACGGCTCGATTACCATCGCCGAGATTGTCAGCCCGACACGCATCAGACTAAGCGACCCCATCAGCGCCTTTACCAGCTTCAACAATACGCCGGTTACGTTCGGCACAGCGCCCCGCACGCTGACGCTGTCCGGCACAAACTCAAGCAACAACACTTTTGCGCCGCTGATCGGCGACGACGCTACCACCGGCAATGTTAGCCTCGTCAAGTCAGGCGCCGGCAAGTGGGTCCTCACCAACCCCGGCAACAACTGGGCGGGCAACACCACGGTCAGCGCGGGGACGCTCAGCATCACCAACCCAACCCTTAACGATACGGCCGACGTGCTGCTCCTCCCCACCTCTACATTCGACCTAGATTTCGCTGGGATCGACACGATCGGCGGGCTGTTCTTCAACGGCGTCCAGCAAGTGGGAGGCACCTGGGGAAGCCTGCTTTCGAGCGCAGCGAACAAGCGTTCGTGGTTCACTGGGCTTGGCGTACTGAACGTGACCGAAACCGTGATGCTTGGGAAGATCGGCGGCGACTTCAACGGCGACGGGTACGTCGACGCCGCCGACTACACCACCTGGCGAGACAACCTGGGCGCCGCGACCGACGACGCCCTAAACGGCAACGGCGATGGAAACCCCGGCGTCACGTCCGCCGACTACGACCTGTGGAAGACGAATTTCGGCATGACCGCTCCCCCGTTGGCAATTGCGGCGTTGGGCGCCGCCGCTTCTGTGCCGGAACCCGCGACCCTGGTTCTGCTGCTGCTCGCCGGCGTCCCGTTGGCCGTGTTCCGGCGTAGGGTCTAG
- a CDS encoding Gfo/Idh/MocA family protein, translated as MNRRQFVTSSAAIAGLALTSPRSTLAQVRSASDLRVAVIGVKGQGSGHMGNLSKNLVAICDVDQTILNDRAGEFRAETGRKLETYSDYRRLLENQDIDAVSIATPNHTHSLIAIAAINAGKDVYVEKPVSHNVWEGRQLSAAARKSGRVVQCGTQSRSSQALQEAVKWVRGGGLGEIRYALGTCFKPRQSIGKLDSPLTIPSSVDYDLWCGPAEKVDLFRPKLHYDWHWDFNTGAGDMGNQGIHQMDVARWFLGEDGVAPRCVSIGARLGYDDAGNTPNTQVVLHDYPTAPLIFETRGLPRSKAGQRRWGDSMDRFRGSQIGVIVQCQDGYVHASNDYENAAAYDNHGKEVKSWRGGGNHHANWLEAVAAHDPKLLNAEVRQGHVSSALCHIGNVSHRLGEQRAASDIANEIAGNALLSGAFERMASHLRANEIDVDGAPGALVMGPWLEIDPKSEQFKGNAQASKLRSRDYRSGFEIPEVDSTV; from the coding sequence ATGAACCGCCGACAGTTTGTGACTTCCTCCGCCGCGATTGCTGGGCTCGCCCTCACGTCACCGCGCTCCACTCTGGCCCAAGTAAGATCTGCCTCGGACCTACGCGTCGCGGTTATTGGGGTGAAGGGCCAAGGAAGCGGCCACATGGGGAACCTCTCAAAAAACCTGGTGGCGATTTGCGACGTCGACCAAACTATTCTCAACGATCGCGCCGGCGAGTTTCGTGCGGAGACCGGCCGCAAGCTGGAAACCTATAGCGACTACCGCCGACTGCTGGAGAATCAAGACATCGACGCGGTGTCGATCGCGACGCCGAACCACACCCACTCGCTGATCGCGATTGCCGCCATCAATGCGGGCAAAGACGTGTATGTCGAGAAGCCAGTCTCACACAACGTGTGGGAGGGCCGACAACTATCCGCCGCCGCGCGCAAAAGTGGACGCGTCGTCCAGTGCGGCACTCAGTCGCGTTCGAGTCAGGCGTTGCAAGAAGCCGTGAAGTGGGTCCGAGGGGGCGGTCTCGGCGAGATCCGGTACGCGCTGGGAACCTGCTTCAAGCCACGGCAGTCGATCGGCAAGCTCGACTCGCCGCTGACAATCCCCAGCAGCGTCGATTACGACCTATGGTGCGGCCCCGCCGAAAAGGTTGACCTCTTCCGACCCAAGCTGCACTACGACTGGCACTGGGACTTCAACACCGGCGCCGGCGACATGGGCAACCAGGGCATCCACCAGATGGACGTCGCCCGTTGGTTCCTCGGCGAAGATGGCGTCGCGCCCCGCTGCGTAAGTATTGGCGCCCGGCTGGGCTACGACGATGCCGGAAACACCCCTAACACCCAGGTCGTATTGCACGATTATCCGACAGCGCCGTTGATCTTCGAGACACGAGGATTGCCCCGCTCAAAGGCGGGCCAGCGGCGGTGGGGCGACTCGATGGACCGCTTCCGCGGCAGCCAGATCGGCGTCATCGTTCAATGTCAGGACGGCTACGTTCATGCCTCGAACGACTACGAGAACGCTGCGGCGTACGACAACCATGGCAAAGAGGTAAAAAGCTGGCGAGGCGGTGGTAACCACCATGCCAACTGGCTGGAGGCCGTCGCGGCCCACGACCCGAAACTCTTGAATGCCGAGGTCCGCCAGGGGCACGTCTCGAGCGCCCTGTGCCACATCGGGAACGTGTCGCATCGACTTGGGGAACAACGAGCCGCCAGCGACATCGCAAACGAGATCGCCGGAAATGCGCTGCTGAGCGGCGCATTCGAGCGTATGGCGAGCCACCTGCGCGCAAACGAGATCGACGTCGATGGCGCTCCCGGAGCCCTCGTCATGGGGCCCTGGCTAGAGATCGACCCGAAATCCGAACAGTTCAAGGGCAACGCCCAGGCGTCCAAGCTGCGGAGCCGCGACTACCGTTCCGGGTTTGAGATCCCCGAGGTCGATTCAACCGTCTAA
- a CDS encoding DUF3826 domain-containing protein, whose amino-acid sequence MRIPGTSLRQAAVVGVATYFFSAVAPSFADAVAVESAEEESAYRAAIMQRASKIVAPLAIDDADQSTRVTRLIADQYRFLRGAHAARDARLAESKTARDGSVAQREKAIREECDREVVRLHRRFIARLGAELTPQQVDDVKDGMTYGVVPITYSAYCELLPGLSDDQKREIRSNLIEAREYAMDAGSSDEKHATFGKYKGRINNYLSAAGYDLKQAESELVRRRGK is encoded by the coding sequence ATGCGCATCCCCGGCACAAGTCTGCGTCAAGCCGCCGTTGTTGGTGTGGCAACGTACTTTTTCAGCGCCGTTGCGCCCTCATTTGCTGACGCGGTCGCGGTTGAGTCTGCCGAGGAGGAGTCGGCCTACCGAGCGGCCATCATGCAGCGTGCTTCGAAGATCGTCGCGCCGCTCGCAATCGATGACGCCGATCAAAGCACACGTGTCACGAGGCTTATCGCCGATCAATACCGCTTCCTTCGCGGCGCACACGCTGCGCGAGACGCTCGTTTGGCAGAATCCAAGACGGCAAGAGACGGGAGTGTGGCTCAACGTGAGAAAGCTATCCGAGAAGAATGCGACCGCGAAGTGGTCCGCCTCCATCGACGGTTTATTGCGAGACTCGGCGCGGAGCTCACGCCCCAGCAAGTTGACGATGTCAAAGACGGCATGACGTATGGGGTCGTACCGATCACCTATTCAGCCTACTGCGAGTTACTGCCCGGCTTGTCCGACGACCAGAAGCGGGAGATCCGTAGCAACCTGATCGAAGCGCGAGAATACGCGATGGACGCAGGATCGTCAGACGAAAAGCACGCGACGTTTGGCAAGTACAAGGGACGCATCAACAACTACCTATCTGCGGCTGGCTACGACCTCAAGCAGGCAGAGAGCGAGCTCGTACGTAGACGCGGCAAGTAG
- a CDS encoding pectate lyase family protein, with product MIAACLGVCLSGLAEAQYPKISSEVAAETQRRLDEVYRRSDEAWQRALPAVQAAEKEGKPYIPWAAKPEDLPQAEIPAFLGAQGGGMYAFGGRGGQVMTVENLNDSGPGSFREALEAGGPRIVVFNVAGIIRLKSRIIVRAPYLTIHGGSAPGDGVCIAGDTVELETHDVVIRHMRFRRGATWVGDRNDSLGGNPVGNIMIDHVSASWGLDENLSMYRHMYHPPDGSKELKLPTVNITIQDSIFSEALDTYNHSFGSTLGGYNSSFHHNLWACNTGRNPSVGMIYDFNFANNVIYNWLHRTVDGGDHRSFYTIVNNYYKPGPVTPTDEPIGHRILKPEARRSPYFLPDFGKAYVAGNIVEGNDRVTADNWDGGVQVEIDPPREPLKKGVTVPTQEELLTQIRADKPYPRAYIDVQPAEEAYTYVLANAGATRPVRDAVDKRVVEMVRTGTVTYAESKGIITDIAHVGGYPEYAGTPYTDTDSDGMPDDWELSNGLDPRDGSDASGDLNADGYTNIEEFLNGANPAAPAEKPETPRTYVDLFWNS from the coding sequence ATGATTGCCGCTTGTTTGGGCGTCTGCCTTAGCGGCTTAGCCGAAGCACAGTACCCGAAGATCAGCTCCGAAGTCGCCGCAGAGACCCAGCGCCGGCTTGACGAGGTCTACCGTCGCTCCGATGAGGCGTGGCAGCGAGCCCTTCCCGCTGTCCAAGCGGCCGAGAAGGAGGGCAAACCCTACATACCTTGGGCCGCCAAGCCGGAAGACTTGCCGCAAGCCGAGATCCCCGCATTCCTCGGCGCGCAGGGGGGAGGGATGTACGCCTTTGGCGGACGTGGCGGCCAAGTGATGACCGTGGAGAACCTCAACGACAGCGGCCCGGGCAGTTTCCGCGAAGCGCTGGAGGCGGGGGGGCCCCGTATCGTGGTGTTCAACGTCGCCGGGATCATCCGGCTCAAGAGCCGCATCATCGTCCGCGCGCCTTACCTCACCATCCACGGCGGCAGTGCGCCGGGCGACGGCGTGTGCATCGCCGGGGACACGGTCGAACTAGAGACGCACGACGTCGTGATCCGCCATATGCGATTTCGCCGCGGAGCGACCTGGGTTGGCGACCGCAACGATTCGCTCGGAGGCAATCCGGTCGGCAATATTATGATCGACCACGTATCCGCAAGCTGGGGGCTGGACGAAAACCTATCGATGTACCGTCATATGTATCACCCCCCCGATGGGAGCAAAGAGTTGAAGCTGCCCACCGTGAACATCACGATCCAGGATTCGATCTTCAGCGAGGCGCTCGACACCTACAATCATTCGTTCGGCAGCACGCTGGGCGGGTACAACAGCTCCTTCCACCACAACCTGTGGGCGTGCAACACCGGCCGCAATCCAAGCGTCGGCATGATCTACGACTTCAATTTCGCCAACAACGTCATCTACAACTGGCTGCATCGCACGGTCGACGGCGGAGACCACCGCAGCTTCTACACGATCGTCAACAACTACTACAAACCCGGACCGGTCACGCCAACGGACGAGCCGATCGGACATCGCATCCTCAAGCCCGAGGCGCGCCGCAGCCCCTACTTTCTCCCCGATTTTGGCAAAGCGTACGTCGCCGGCAATATCGTTGAAGGCAACGACAGGGTCACCGCAGATAACTGGGACGGCGGCGTGCAGGTAGAGATCGACCCGCCGCGGGAGCCCCTCAAGAAGGGCGTCACCGTGCCGACACAGGAAGAGCTGCTCACGCAGATCCGGGCCGACAAGCCCTACCCGCGCGCCTACATCGACGTCCAACCGGCGGAAGAGGCCTACACCTACGTGCTGGCGAACGCCGGGGCTACCCGCCCCGTGCGAGACGCGGTCGATAAGCGGGTGGTAGAGATGGTCCGCACCGGCACGGTGACCTACGCCGAGAGCAAGGGGATCATCACCGACATCGCACACGTGGGGGGCTACCCCGAGTACGCCGGCACGCCCTACACCGATACCGACAGCGACGGAATGCCTGATGATTGGGAACTGAGCAACGGGCTCGATCCGCGCGACGGTTCAGACGCCTCCGGTGACCTGAACGCGGACGGGTACACGAACATCGAAGAATTCCTGAACGGCGCCAACCCGGCCGCCCCAGCCGAAAAGCCCGAAACGCCACGCACCTATGTCGATCTGTTCTGGAACAGCTAG
- a CDS encoding MGH1-like glycoside hydrolase domain-containing protein, with product MASSLTSAKTPWIVLGPDDAQPYVDTLNANDKEDVVNLVPNKHSLRWITENAPLFDCPSTRLEEVYYFRWWTYRKHIKQTPGGRVLTEFITPVSHAGHHNTIACAFGHHVAEGRWLWDQALLDDYALMWFRSGPGGGPAEHFHKFSSWAAAALYDRYRVNGNEAFLIDLLEDLVADYRTWEAERRLPSGLFYQFDVRDGMEESISGDRHAKNIRPTINCYMAANARAIASIAALAGRAELAEEFSSKVEALTDLIVESLWHADAEFFKARLETGGLSDAREAIGFIPWTFGVAGPEHAAAWRQIKDPNGFWAPCGLTTAERRHPEFRSHGVGTCEWDGAVWPFATSQTLVGLANLLRGPEQSVVTRDDYFEQLVRYATSHQQDGKTYIGEYCDETTGAWLITGPKAQRSRFYNHSTFCDLVIGGLVGLVPRSDNTIEVSPLLPSGVWEWFCLDGVPYHGHSITVIWDKSGERYGRRAGLTVWCDGEQLANRKELGRLTCEIPANDQAHLTE from the coding sequence TTGGCGTCTTCGCTGACCTCGGCCAAGACCCCGTGGATCGTTCTCGGGCCCGATGATGCGCAACCGTACGTCGACACGCTCAACGCCAATGACAAAGAGGACGTCGTCAATCTCGTTCCGAACAAGCATTCGCTCCGTTGGATTACGGAGAATGCGCCGCTCTTCGACTGCCCATCGACGCGGCTGGAGGAGGTCTACTACTTCCGCTGGTGGACGTACCGGAAGCACATCAAGCAGACCCCGGGGGGCCGGGTTCTGACCGAGTTCATCACGCCGGTCAGCCACGCGGGCCATCACAACACGATCGCGTGCGCGTTCGGCCATCATGTCGCCGAGGGACGCTGGCTGTGGGATCAGGCGTTGTTGGATGATTACGCCCTGATGTGGTTTCGCTCAGGGCCAGGCGGCGGCCCGGCGGAGCACTTCCACAAGTTCAGTAGTTGGGCAGCCGCTGCACTCTACGACCGCTACCGGGTGAACGGGAACGAGGCGTTCTTAATCGACCTGCTAGAAGACTTGGTGGCCGACTACCGCACGTGGGAAGCCGAACGCCGCCTTCCGAGCGGCCTGTTCTATCAATTCGACGTCCGCGACGGTATGGAGGAGTCGATTAGCGGCGACCGGCACGCTAAGAACATCCGGCCAACGATCAACTGCTACATGGCCGCGAACGCGCGGGCCATTGCCAGCATCGCAGCGCTGGCTGGCCGTGCCGAGCTGGCGGAAGAGTTCTCGAGCAAAGTTGAGGCCTTGACGGACCTGATCGTCGAATCGCTCTGGCACGCCGACGCCGAGTTCTTCAAGGCCCGGCTCGAGACGGGGGGGCTTTCCGACGCGCGCGAAGCGATCGGCTTCATCCCCTGGACGTTCGGGGTTGCGGGTCCGGAGCACGCCGCGGCCTGGCGCCAGATCAAGGACCCGAACGGCTTCTGGGCGCCATGCGGGCTGACAACCGCCGAACGGCGACACCCTGAGTTCCGCAGCCACGGCGTGGGGACTTGTGAATGGGACGGGGCGGTCTGGCCGTTCGCGACCAGCCAAACGCTGGTTGGCCTAGCCAACCTGCTGCGCGGGCCCGAGCAATCCGTGGTGACGCGCGACGACTACTTTGAGCAATTGGTGCGCTACGCAACCTCGCATCAGCAAGACGGCAAGACGTACATCGGCGAGTATTGCGATGAGACAACTGGCGCGTGGCTGATCACGGGCCCCAAGGCCCAGCGGAGTCGCTTCTACAACCACTCGACATTCTGCGACCTGGTGATTGGCGGGCTGGTGGGCCTCGTCCCCCGATCCGACAACACGATCGAGGTTTCCCCTCTGCTGCCCAGCGGCGTCTGGGAGTGGTTCTGCTTGGATGGCGTTCCCTACCACGGCCACAGCATCACCGTAATTTGGGACAAGTCGGGCGAACGCTACGGACGGCGCGCCGGACTGACCGTCTGGTGCGATGGTGAACAGCTCGCCAATCGGAAAGAGCTAGGCAGGTTGACCTGCGAGATCCCCGCCAACGACCAGGCACACCTCACGGAGTAA
- a CDS encoding glycoside hydrolase family 95 protein, whose translation MTLSPCHLRSWATAAVLAVAAGTASADPQGTPLELWYDQPAKAWTSALPIGNGRLGAMDFGGVTEARYQFNEDSLWTGGPHSYAHPGAAEALPQIRQLLFEGKQSDAQDLATRRFMSQPIGQANYQPFGDVTLKFNTTTPPSNYRRSLSLESATTTARFDSGGVRYTRRAFASFPDQVIVIEVETDKPGTLEFTSAISSPQPKWETTDPDGATLLLTGRVRDDNLRDADVSGQTRFAAHLRIGSTDGQIASTDKRLTVTGASRATLLLSAATSFVNFRNVSADPVARSLDHLEAASGKSFDHLHQAHTADHQRLFDRVGLDLTGDYDASLPTDDRVLASHKNPDPQLAALLFHYGRYLMIASSRPGGQPANLQGLWNDSLTPAWGSKYTVNINTEMNYWLTEPCNLPECEEPLFAALADLAETGADIARQQYAAPGWVLHHNFDLWRGAAPINASNHGIWPMGGAWLCSQMWEHFLYSGDVGFLRERAYPLMKGAAGFFAAYLVEDPRQDSNLLISGPSNSPEQGGLVMGPTMDHQIVRELFANTIEASELLGVDSGFRDRLRELRARIAPNQIGKHGQLQEWLEDVDDPSNQHRHVSHLWGLYPGSEISLDTPELFAAARQSLEFRGDEGTGWSRAWKINFWARLHDGDRALRVLDGLLTLTDSPKTGYRGGGVYTNLFDAHPPFQIDGNFGATAGVCEMLVQSHRRTPDGVRMIELLPALPVAWPSGSVTGLRTRDGFEVDVAWRVGRMTHARVCSHLGRRALLCRDDRQSPIDLAAGDSVELDGQLAVLASNDPE comes from the coding sequence GTGACTCTTTCCCCCTGCCACCTTAGATCGTGGGCCACCGCCGCAGTTCTGGCCGTAGCAGCAGGAACTGCCTCGGCAGACCCGCAAGGCACTCCACTGGAGCTGTGGTACGACCAGCCCGCCAAAGCATGGACCTCCGCGCTACCGATCGGCAACGGCAGGCTAGGGGCGATGGACTTCGGCGGCGTCACCGAGGCTAGGTACCAGTTCAACGAAGACTCGCTCTGGACCGGCGGTCCCCACAGCTACGCCCATCCGGGCGCCGCTGAAGCGCTGCCGCAGATTCGGCAGCTCTTGTTCGAAGGCAAGCAAAGCGATGCCCAGGACTTGGCGACCCGTCGCTTCATGTCACAGCCTATCGGCCAGGCGAACTACCAACCGTTCGGGGACGTCACCCTCAAGTTCAACACGACCACGCCTCCGAGCAACTACCGCCGTTCGCTCAGCCTTGAGAGCGCCACCACAACTGCCCGTTTCGACTCGGGCGGAGTGCGCTACACCCGTCGGGCGTTCGCCAGCTTTCCCGATCAAGTGATCGTTATCGAGGTCGAGACCGACAAGCCAGGAACGCTCGAGTTCACGTCGGCAATCAGCAGCCCCCAGCCAAAGTGGGAGACGACTGATCCAGACGGCGCCACGCTGCTGCTCACCGGTCGGGTGCGCGATGACAATCTTCGCGACGCGGATGTTTCGGGTCAGACCCGATTTGCGGCCCACCTGAGGATCGGCTCGACCGATGGCCAGATTGCGTCTACCGACAAGCGCTTAACGGTGACCGGTGCGAGCCGCGCCACGCTTCTGCTATCCGCCGCAACGAGTTTCGTCAACTTCCGCAACGTCTCCGCAGACCCTGTCGCCCGCAGCCTCGATCATCTCGAAGCTGCTTCTGGAAAATCGTTCGACCATCTCCACCAAGCGCACACCGCCGACCACCAGCGGCTATTCGACCGTGTTGGTCTCGATCTTACCGGCGACTACGACGCATCGCTCCCCACGGACGACCGGGTCCTCGCTAGCCACAAGAACCCCGATCCTCAGCTCGCGGCGTTGCTGTTCCACTACGGCAGGTATCTGATGATCGCCTCGAGCCGCCCCGGCGGGCAGCCGGCCAACCTGCAGGGCCTCTGGAACGATTCGCTCACGCCTGCGTGGGGCAGCAAGTACACCGTAAACATCAACACCGAGATGAACTACTGGCTGACCGAGCCCTGCAACCTTCCCGAGTGTGAAGAACCCCTGTTCGCGGCGCTGGCCGATCTCGCGGAAACGGGCGCCGACATCGCCCGCCAGCAATACGCGGCGCCCGGTTGGGTGCTGCACCACAATTTCGACCTCTGGCGCGGCGCGGCGCCGATCAACGCCTCCAACCACGGCATCTGGCCGATGGGGGGCGCCTGGTTGTGCAGCCAGATGTGGGAACACTTTCTCTACTCGGGTGACGTGGGGTTCCTGCGCGAGCGGGCCTACCCGTTGATGAAGGGCGCCGCCGGGTTCTTCGCGGCTTACCTAGTTGAGGACCCCCGCCAGGATTCAAATCTGCTAATCAGCGGGCCCAGCAACTCTCCTGAACAAGGCGGGCTCGTGATGGGCCCGACGATGGACCACCAGATCGTCCGCGAGTTGTTCGCAAACACCATCGAAGCGAGCGAGCTTCTGGGCGTCGACTCGGGCTTCCGAGACCGGCTCCGCGAGCTGCGAGCTCGCATCGCGCCGAACCAGATCGGCAAGCACGGGCAACTGCAGGAGTGGCTCGAAGACGTCGACGACCCCAGCAATCAGCACCGTCACGTCTCGCACCTATGGGGGCTCTATCCAGGCAGCGAGATCTCTCTAGACACGCCAGAGTTGTTCGCGGCCGCGCGGCAGTCGTTGGAGTTTCGAGGCGACGAAGGCACCGGATGGTCGCGGGCATGGAAGATCAACTTTTGGGCCAGGCTCCATGACGGCGACCGCGCCCTGCGCGTGCTCGACGGGCTGCTGACGCTAACCGACTCGCCCAAGACGGGTTACCGCGGCGGCGGGGTCTATACGAACCTCTTCGACGCTCACCCTCCGTTCCAGATCGACGGCAACTTCGGCGCAACCGCCGGGGTGTGCGAGATGCTCGTGCAGTCGCACCGCCGAACCCCGGATGGGGTGCGGATGATCGAGTTGCTGCCGGCGCTACCGGTGGCATGGCCCAGCGGGAGCGTTACGGGCCTGAGGACGCGCGACGGCTTCGAGGTGGACGTCGCTTGGCGAGTCGGGCGGATGACGCACGCCCGCGTGTGCTCGCACCTCGGCAGGCGGGCGCTGCTTTGCCGGGACGACCGCCAGTCGCCGATCGACTTGGCCGCCGGAGATTCCGTCGAACTGGACGGACAGCTTGCGGTCCTTGCCTCCAACGACCCAGAGTAA